From a region of the Bremerella alba genome:
- the eno gene encoding phosphopyruvate hydratase, with protein sequence MSMIVDVRGLQILDSRGNPTVEVEVILDSGVVGRAAVPSGASTGVHEALELRDGDKNVYLGKGVTKAVENINDVIADALIGEDATSQTHIDELMIELDGTPNKAKLGANAILGVSLAVAKAAAAASGLPLYRYLGGVGARTLPAPMMNIVNGGSHADNNVDVQEFMVFPLGFDNFSDALRCGVEVFHSLKKVLKGKGLNTAVGDEGGFAPDLGSNIEALDLIMESIEAAGYKAGEQVYIALDVASSELYNKDKKTYTIDGKEIDSAGMVDFLAAWADKYPIISIEDGLDEDDWEGWKMLTDKIGDKVQLVGDDLFVTNTDRLQRGIDEEIANSILIKVNQIGSLTETINAIQLAHSNDYTSIASHRSGETEDSFIADLAVALGTGQIKTGSASRSDRMAKYNQLLRIEAELGDLALYGGPALLKRRGK encoded by the coding sequence ATGAGCATGATTGTCGACGTTCGCGGACTTCAGATCCTGGACAGCCGCGGTAACCCCACGGTGGAAGTCGAAGTGATTTTGGACAGTGGCGTGGTTGGCCGCGCTGCCGTTCCCAGTGGTGCCTCGACCGGCGTGCACGAAGCTTTGGAGCTTCGCGACGGTGATAAGAACGTGTACCTAGGCAAAGGTGTGACCAAGGCCGTTGAAAACATCAACGACGTGATCGCGGACGCTTTGATCGGCGAAGACGCAACCAGCCAGACGCACATCGACGAATTGATGATCGAACTGGACGGCACCCCCAACAAAGCCAAGCTGGGCGCCAATGCGATCTTGGGTGTTTCGCTGGCCGTCGCCAAGGCCGCTGCGGCTGCTTCGGGCCTGCCGCTGTACCGTTACCTGGGTGGTGTCGGTGCTCGCACGCTGCCAGCTCCGATGATGAACATCGTCAACGGTGGTTCGCACGCCGACAACAACGTCGACGTGCAAGAGTTCATGGTCTTCCCACTGGGCTTCGACAACTTCAGCGACGCACTACGCTGCGGTGTGGAAGTGTTCCACAGCCTGAAGAAGGTCCTCAAGGGCAAGGGCCTCAACACTGCCGTCGGTGACGAAGGTGGTTTCGCTCCGGACCTGGGCAGCAACATCGAAGCGCTCGACCTGATCATGGAATCGATCGAAGCGGCTGGTTACAAGGCCGGCGAGCAGGTTTACATCGCTTTGGACGTTGCTTCCAGCGAACTGTACAACAAGGACAAGAAGACCTACACGATCGACGGTAAGGAAATCGATTCCGCCGGCATGGTCGACTTCCTGGCTGCTTGGGCCGACAAGTACCCGATCATTTCGATCGAAGACGGACTCGACGAAGACGACTGGGAAGGTTGGAAGATGCTGACCGACAAGATCGGCGACAAGGTCCAATTGGTCGGCGACGACTTGTTTGTCACCAATACCGATCGTCTGCAACGCGGTATCGACGAAGAAATCGCCAACAGCATTCTGATCAAGGTCAACCAGATTGGTTCGTTGACCGAAACGATCAACGCCATCCAACTGGCCCACTCCAACGATTACACCAGCATCGCCAGCCACCGCAGCGGTGAAACGGAAGACTCGTTCATCGCAGACCTGGCCGTTGCTTTGGGTACCGGTCAGATCAAGACTGGCTCCGCTTCGCGTAGCGATCGTATGGCCAAGTACAACCAGTTGCTGCGAATCGAAGCCGAACTGGGCGACCTGGCCCTGTACGGCGGACCAGCACTGCTGAAACGTCGCGGTAAGTAA